Below is a window of Christensenella minuta DNA.
GTCGGCATATTCCGCCTTGGCTGGATCGTGCGTCACGAACAGGAGGGTCGCGCCGCGTTTTTTTGCCTGTCCGCACATAATGTCCATAATCTGTTCCGCGGTCACCGAATCGAGGTTGCCCGTCGGTTCGTCCGCAAAGATAATCTCCGGCTTTGCGATAATGGCGCGCGCGATCGATACGCGTTGCTGCTGGCCGCCTGACAGCTGGTTTGGAAGATTTTTAAGCTGCTGCCTGAGGCCCATTTCCACAAGCAGTTTTTTTGCCGCTTCCATGCGCCTGGCGCGCGGCACGCCCCGGAACATCAAGGGCAGCGCCACGTTTTCCACCGCCGTCATGGTGGGCATCAGGTTGAACGATTGGAAGACGAAGCCGATATGCTTCAAACGGAAATCCACCAATTCGCTTTCATTCATTTTATAAGTCGGTTTTTTCTTGATAAAAATCCTGCCCGCGGTCGGATGTTCAAGCCCTGCAAGCAGGGAAAGCAGCGTCGATTTTCCGCTGCCCGAGGTGCCGAGAATCGCGCACACCTCTCCGGGCATCACATCAATGTCCACACCGTCCAGTGCATGTATTTTTGCACTGCCCATGCGGTATATTTTTTTCAGATTCCTGGCTGCAATGATCGGTTCCAAAGACTTCCTCCAAAAATGGCGTCTTTCGGGCATAAAAAAGCCCTGCACGAAGTGAAGGGGAAACGGCAAAGATCCCACCCCTAACCTACGTCTTTCATTATAGCATAAAGAATCTTTCCGTTGGGCGGCACTTTATGAATAAATTCTTACAAATAATATGGTTTTTTAAAAATTATTATCGGGACGGCGGAAGGCCGCGAACCGTCCTCCGCAGAATATAGAGAAGGGAAACGCGGATGCGTTTCCCTTCTCTAATTTTATAGTCCTGCGGTTTCCGTTCTAAGTATACGGCAGGCTCGGTTCTCAAGCGAACGGCGCTGTTTCAGCCCTCGATGATCTTGACGAACGATTGGTACTGCGCAGCCCATTCCGCCGTATCCCGGGGGGTATACGTCTTCGGCGCACAGGACGCGGCCACCACGCGGCGCGCCTCTTTGATGTCCTTGATTTCACCCGCGGCAATGAGCTGTACTACGATGTTACCAAGCCCGGTTGCCTCGTCCGGTCCGGCAATTACGGTCATGCCTGTCGCATTGGCCGTCATCTGGCACAGAAGCGCGCTCTTTGTGCCGCCCCCAAGGATATGCACCGTACCGTATTTTTTGCCCGTGCATTCCGCGAGGCGTTTGATGCTGTAATGAAACTTCATGGCCAGGCTTTCGTCGATGCAGCGGATGATTTCGCCTTCCGTCTGCGGAACAGGCTGCCCCGTCTTTTCGCAGTAGGCGCGGATACGCCTGGGCAGGTTTCCAGGCTTTCCAAATTCCGGGCTGTCCACATCGATCAGGCTACGGAACGGCGTGCATTCTTTCGCCATCTGCTCCAGCTCTCCAAAGCCGAACTCCTTGCCCTCGCGGATCCACTGGCGGCGGGACTCCTGGATCGGCCACGTACCCATTATATTTTTCAGGAAACGGTAAGTGCCTTCCACCCCGCCCTCGTTCGCGAAGTTGTATCCCGCTGCCTTTTCGTTGATGCAGGGTTCGTGCAGCTCGGTGCCAAGCAGGCTCCATGTACCGCAGCTGATGAAAATAAAATCATCTTCCTGCGTGGGGGTCGCCGCGACCGCCGCCGCAGTGTCGTGGCCGGCAGTACACATCACTTTGGCTTTGGGGGCGCCAAGTTCTTCGCAGATGTCGTCGCGCAGCAGGCCGCACTCGGTTCCCGGCTGGACGATATCACATAATTTTTCGCGCAGAATGCCCGAAAGCTCCAGCACCTTTTCACTCCAGTCCCTGCTTTTCGCATCCAGCATTTCAGATGTGGACGCAATGGTGTATTCCGTATGCATTTCCCCCGTAAGGAAATAGTTGTAAAGATCCGGCGTAAAGAGTATTTTTTTCGTCGCCGCCAGAAGCTCGGGCTTCTGCTCCTTCAGGTAAAGCAGTTGGTAAAGCGTGTTGATGGCTAGATGCTGCAGGCCCGCCGTCTGATACAGCTCGTCCGGATCAATCCGCTTCATGAATTCCTCAAACGGCTGTTCCGACCGCCCGTCGCGGTAATGAACAGGGTTCTGGACAAGCTGGCCGTCTTCCCCGATCAAGCCAAAATCGACGCCCCATGTGTCGATGCCGATCATATCGAAGCCTCCCGCAAGCGCCGCCTTGCTGATGCCCTGCTTGATATTGTAAAACAGGCGCAGCGCATCCCAGAAAAGCGTCCCGTTCAGCGAAACCGGATCATTGGTGAAGCGGTGGAGTTCTTCCATTGTAATTTTTCCATCCGCATACTGGGCGATCATTGCACGGCCGCTGGAAGCGCCGAAATCGAATGCTAAAATTCTGCTCATGCTCTTTCCCCTTTACTATTTCTATTATATTAACTATACTGAAAATAAGAATCGGAATCAATGAAGAAAACAACAAATTTTTGTAAATTTTCAACACTCTTTGTTTGGATATGCGGTTTTTTTGTTTTTCCCGGAATTGATGTCACGTTTCGTTTGTGAGATAATAAAAATATAATCATCACCCAGCCTGAGAGGACGGAGGAAAGATCATGGACTATGTAAAGCTCGGCAGAACGGATCTGAAGATAAGCCGGATGGTAATGGGCGGAGACGTGCGCACACCCCGCGAGGAATTTGCCGCCGCGCTGCAGCTTGCGGTGGATCATGGCGTGAACCTCATCGATACCGCGCCCGCCTACGGGAACAGCGAGGAGGTCCTTGGCACGATTCTCCCGGAGATCAGGGGCGAGTTGTTTGTATCTACTAAATTCAGCAACGACCCGCAGCCTTTTTTGCCGCAGGACCGGGACTGCCTGATGCGTGCCGTGGAAAACAGCCTCTCCCGCTTGAAACGCGATAAGATCGATATCTGGATGGTGCATGAGCCCGACCGTCCGTATCAATACGACTGGTGGGAACGCCCGCAGGACCTTAATCATCCTGAAGCGTATTATGGGCCGGTCATGGATGTGCTGTCCGACCTGAAAAGCCAAGGCGTTATCAAATATACGGGCATCGGCGGGACGACGGCATATGAGATCGTGCCGATCATCGAAAGCGGCTTTTTCGATGTGATACTGACTGCCTTCAACTACAGCC
It encodes the following:
- a CDS encoding ABC transporter ATP-binding protein, with translation MEPIIAARNLKKIYRMGSAKIHALDGVDIDVMPGEVCAILGTSGSGKSTLLSLLAGLEHPTAGRIFIKKKPTYKMNESELVDFRLKHIGFVFQSFNLMPTMTAVENVALPLMFRGVPRARRMEAAKKLLVEMGLRQQLKNLPNQLSGGQQQRVSIARAIIAKPEIIFADEPTGNLDSVTAEQIMDIMCGQAKKRGATLLFVTHDPAKAEYADQVIHIIDGKVAKRETHGPAEISTEEIIQAELGIQGEEK
- a CDS encoding rhamnulokinase; this translates as MSRILAFDFGASSGRAMIAQYADGKITMEELHRFTNDPVSLNGTLFWDALRLFYNIKQGISKAALAGGFDMIGIDTWGVDFGLIGEDGQLVQNPVHYRDGRSEQPFEEFMKRIDPDELYQTAGLQHLAINTLYQLLYLKEQKPELLAATKKILFTPDLYNYFLTGEMHTEYTIASTSEMLDAKSRDWSEKVLELSGILREKLCDIVQPGTECGLLRDDICEELGAPKAKVMCTAGHDTAAAVAATPTQEDDFIFISCGTWSLLGTELHEPCINEKAAGYNFANEGGVEGTYRFLKNIMGTWPIQESRRQWIREGKEFGFGELEQMAKECTPFRSLIDVDSPEFGKPGNLPRRIRAYCEKTGQPVPQTEGEIIRCIDESLAMKFHYSIKRLAECTGKKYGTVHILGGGTKSALLCQMTANATGMTVIAGPDEATGLGNIVVQLIAAGEIKDIKEARRVVAASCAPKTYTPRDTAEWAAQYQSFVKIIEG
- a CDS encoding aldo/keto reductase, which gives rise to MDYVKLGRTDLKISRMVMGGDVRTPREEFAAALQLAVDHGVNLIDTAPAYGNSEEVLGTILPEIRGELFVSTKFSNDPQPFLPQDRDCLMRAVENSLSRLKRDKIDIWMVHEPDRPYQYDWWERPQDLNHPEAYYGPVMDVLSDLKSQGVIKYTGIGGTTAYEIVPIIESGFFDVILTAFNYSLLWQEAAIEVIPAAKKQNMGILLGSALQQGALAKRYDEQVRAKPAWLSKPRQQQYLKLYELCDDLKIDIADLAMRFAFSNPDIHAVVTGAGKVKNVQRNLESYHRGPLPQDVLRRIGEIYRMVPFRPFEESFFMPFTRPYKGPRAVH